A single window of Paenibacillus sp. SYP-B4298 DNA harbors:
- a CDS encoding ADP-ribosylglycohydrolase family protein, which translates to MSLINKIKGGLYGVAVGDALGGTTEFMSSQEIQKKYGYLTEIVGGGVWELTPGEVTDDTMMTLCVAEGILRDSHNPKQAIGEKFLEWYNSDPKDIGNIIRRVLSSYQGNWFEAAYLAHLDLGQSAGNGSLMRCLPVGLIYPNLSNIEQVSRLQSKMTHYDERCNQACEIYNRMVWRLLHGEKLTEAVHREIISTEYKDILNGIPDCEPSGYVVHTFRHVLHILLTSDSFSEVVERAANLGGDSDTIGAIAGGLAGVHYGYEGIPERYSSVILIKNTLDSLSEQIIELRNRLV; encoded by the coding sequence ATGAGTCTGATTAACAAAATCAAGGGCGGCCTGTATGGAGTAGCAGTAGGCGATGCATTAGGCGGGACGACGGAGTTTATGTCCAGCCAGGAAATTCAAAAGAAATATGGGTATCTCACCGAAATTGTGGGTGGCGGAGTGTGGGAGCTTACTCCAGGGGAAGTAACGGATGATACCATGATGACCCTGTGTGTGGCAGAGGGAATTCTAAGAGATTCTCACAACCCGAAGCAGGCCATCGGGGAGAAGTTCCTCGAGTGGTACAACTCAGACCCCAAGGATATTGGGAATATCATTAGAAGAGTTCTCAGCAGCTATCAAGGAAACTGGTTTGAGGCCGCATATTTAGCCCACTTGGATTTAGGTCAAAGTGCAGGTAACGGTTCCCTTATGCGTTGTCTCCCGGTGGGTTTAATCTACCCGAATCTTTCCAATATTGAACAAGTATCACGCTTACAATCGAAAATGACTCATTATGATGAACGTTGCAATCAGGCCTGCGAGATATACAATCGGATGGTTTGGAGACTCCTGCATGGTGAGAAGCTGACGGAGGCCGTCCACAGAGAGATCATAAGCACGGAATACAAGGATATCTTGAATGGAATTCCGGACTGTGAACCGAGTGGTTATGTCGTTCATACGTTTCGTCACGTTCTCCACATCTTGCTAACAAGCGATTCATTCTCGGAGGTTGTTGAGCGAGCAGCTAACCTGGGAGGAGATTCGGATACCATTGGGGCAATAGCAGGAGGTCTGGCTGGTGTCCACTATGGATATGAGGGTATACCTGAGCGATATTCCAGTGTAATCCTTATTAAGAATACCCTTGATTCGTTGTCAGAACAGATCATCGAGCTGCGTAACAGGCTGGTATGA